The genomic DNA CATACACTCTCacacaattaaaaaatttgtaactgTGTCTCTTATCCGAAAAATAATCATCTCCAAGTGtaacatttcttcttcttcttcgcttatAAATACAACTCCATGCTCTCGTCTCCTacatcacaaaaacaaaaccttcacttagcaaaaaaaaaaaaaaaaaaaaaaaNAGAGAAAAgacagaaaaaccaaaaaagaaaaagaaaaaggaaaataaacaaattttcttttcttttttttccctctaaATTTTGTCTAtttcgtgtgtgtgtgttttttttttttaacttcctgAAAATGGGAGTCttcgaaaaagaaaaatccactAAAGATGCGGCGGCTCTAGAGACACAACAGTCGCCGGAAGATTTCGACCAACCATCTCCCCTTCGTAAAATCATCTCCGTCGCTTCCATCGCCGCCGGTGTACAGTTCGGATGGGCATTACAGCTCTCTCTTCTCACACCTTACGTACAACTCCTTGGAATCCCTCACAAATGGTCATCTCTCATTTGGCTCTGTGGGCCAATCTCCGGTATGATTGTTCAACCAATCGTCGGTTTCCACAGTGACCGATGCACCTCAAGATTCGGTCGCCGTCGTCCCTTCATCGCCACCGGAGCCGCACTCGTCGCCGTCGCCGTTTTCCTCATCGGTTACGCGGCCGATATTGGTAATAAAATGGGAGATAAGCTCGACCAGAAGGTAAAGGTTCGAGCCATTGGGATCTTCGCTCTCGGGTTTTGGATCCTTGACGTGGCTAACAACACCTTACAAGGACCTTGCCGTGCTTTCTTAGCCGATTTAGCTGCCGGTGACGCTAAAAGAACGCGAGTCGCAAACGcgtttttctccttctttatgGCGGTTGGAAACGTTTTGGGTTACGCTGCTGGATCTTACACTAACCTTCACAAAATGTTTCCCTTCACAATGACCAAAGCTTGCGATATCTACTGCGCCAATCTAAAGACTTGTTTCTTCTTATCCATCACTCTCCTCCTCATCGTCACCGTCACGTCTCTTTGGTACGTGAAAGACAAGCAATGGTCTCCCCCGGCGAGAAACCCCGACGACGATGAGAAGACCTCAAGCGTTCCTTTGTTCGGAGAGATCTTTGGAGCTTTCAGAGTCATGAAACGTCCCATGTGGATGCTTCTAATCGTCACGGCCTTGAACTGGATCGCTtggttcccttttcttttgttcgATACTGATTGGATGGGTCGTGAAGTGTACGGTGGAGATTCAGATGGAAACGAACGGTCCAAGAAACTATACAGCCTAGGAGTCCAATCTGGTGCAATGGGATTGATGTTTAACTCGATAGTTCTTGGTTTCATGTCACTTGGTGTTGAATGGATTGGTCGGAAACTAGGAGGAGCTAAACGCCTTTGGGGAATTGTGAATTTCATCCTCGCCGCCGGTTTGGCCATGACCGTTCTCGTTACGAAATTGGCCGATGATCACCGGAAAACCGCCGGTCAATTAGCCGGACCGAGCAGTGGTATTAAAGCTGGAGCTTTAAGTCTTTTTGCTGTTCTTGGTATTCCATTAGCTGTAAGTAGtacacttttgttttctactcttcttttttttcttttttttttcctttttttagttAGTATCAACCGATtcgtttattttattatcaCAGATTACATTCAGTACTCCATTTGCGCTAGCGTCCATATTTTCAAGCAGCTCCGGTGCCGGCCAAGGTAATATTCTTAACTT from Camelina sativa cultivar DH55 chromosome 7, Cs, whole genome shotgun sequence includes the following:
- the LOC109124398 gene encoding sucrose transport protein SUC1-like, with amino-acid sequence MGVFEKEKSTKDAAALETQQSPEDFDQPSPLRKIISVASIAAGVQFGWALQLSLLTPYVQLLGIPHKWSSLIWLCGPISGMIVQPIVGFHSDRCTSRFGRRRPFIATGAALVAVAVFLIGYAADIGNKMGDKLDQKVKVRAIGIFALGFWILDVANNTLQGPCRAFLADLAAGDAKRTRVANAFFSFFMAVGNVLGYAAGSYTNLHKMFPFTMTKACDIYCANLKTCFFLSITLLLIVTVTSLWYVKDKQWSPPARNPDDDEKTSSVPLFGEIFGAFRVMKRPMWMLLIVTALNWIAWFPFLLFDTDWMGREVYGGDSDGNERSKKLYSLGVQSGAMGLMFNSIVLGFMSLGVEWIGRKLGGAKRLWGIVNFILAAGLAMTVLVTKLADDHRKTAGQLAGPSSGIKAGALSLFAVLGIPLAITFSTPFALASIFSSSSGAGQGLSLGVLNLAIVIPQMIVSLGGGPFDALFGGGNLPAFIVGAIAAAISGVLALTVLPSPPPDAPALKTGAMGFH